The region CTTCCAGTTAAACTTATTCTCAATATCAACTATAGCCCAAGCTATGGGGAAAACGTGATTGTTTGGGTCCCTACCTATGGCTGTTAATAATTGTCCCTTACACTGCCCTTTCAGAAAAGATCCATCGATCCCTattacccttctacaacccatcttCCACCCTTCTTTGATTGATTTGAAACATATGTACATCCTTTTGAAAATAGTTGTACCATCATTGTTGTCTTCAACACAAATTTTAATGGTGCTGTCTGGATTGGATCTTAGCAATTCACCACCATAATCCCACACCCTTGCATAGTGATCACCTAATTTTCCCTCAATCATGGACATTGCCCTACATCTAGCCCTATAACTCCTTACCCATGAAATCTTAGTGTGAAATTTGTGTTGAACTTTTTCTTGGATTTCCTTAGCTTTCAAATTAGGTGTCCTAATAAGTTCTTTAAGGAATTGTCTAGCTAACCATGTTGGTCCCATAAGTTTTCCATTGTTAAAATTCTTGACACATGTATGATGTGGATACATTTTCTTTATTTGGAATGACTTTTCAGTGCTCATCCAAGAGGCTTTAACATAATAAGGGCAACCGAATTTCTCATGATCACTAGCACACACACAGTGTAGTCTAACACTATCACATTTATTAAACCTAATCTGATAACCTTTAGATATGGCATGATTTGTTAAACAGAGTTTAAGTTGCTGTGGAGATTCATACCTTTCTCCCTCTTGAGGTTTCATTCTATTCCATTTCACATTTGGATCATGTGTGGAATATTTAAACTGAGCTTCACTATCATTTTCCTCTTCATCCACAACTTCATCTACATTTTCTTCCTCCTCCTGTTCGTCATCCAAAGGTTCTTCTTCCACGGgtgcttcatcatcttcaacatTCTCGAATAATGGGATAAtgaagtcttcatcttcatcgtcaATAGACAGTGATTTCAAGAACTCATATGTACATCTCCTACTCTGTTTCTTTAGAAGGTCTTCATCTAGTTCCACAACGATCGTGTCAAAGTCCAACACACCTTCCATCTTCAAGGCTCCAACTCGTATCTCCCTTTGACTCGAATTCGTATCTCCTTCACAGTAAAAACCCTAGAATTGTCGCAGTAGAAAGAGAGGTTTTTCCAGCTCGATTAACACTTCTTCATTTAATGATGTCCTCGTCATCTTCCAAGTAAGCGTTAGTAGCCACATCATCTCGATTACCGGCTATTAAATAAGTTACCGGCAGAAAAGGTCAACCGGGTCAATAAATGCCGGTAATTCGGGCTTTTGTGTCAAAAAAAATTAGTTTGGGACTTTCGTGTCAATTGGATGAAAATATCGGGgctttactgtatatatcccttttttttaaatggaactgaaatttatatttgatttaacattgtaatgcacagaaacacctatatagttgaagtctttacaaatatatattttttaaaatataacactaacgttgttattaaattttatataataattcgtatattaatttgatataatatattgactattttgaattgtatgataatatataaatctattataacgtcataatctcaatcgtttgaatgtcttcaactcgcgagttacacatcaataaaattaaatactatatatggtttaatattatttatagttgttatttttaactaattatttaaaatatgtttgcttaatgttttaatttttatcattatagttatttaaaacatcaaacattattttttgattttaaaggtaacaatataatcatttatatagagttatttttaactatttttattataagttattttaagctacttatttgaaaatttttaacgattatataaaaatatttaggaaatattttagttaaactgatattacaatttagtttttgcatttatcactataatttatcacttttaactatttacaaaatattatttggtgttTTTAgtagaactgaaatttatatttaagttgacactgtaatgttatatttaaattaacaatttaagtattttgtccaaactgttcaaaaattgtagctttaaactgataatgggttacatgcaacaacattttaaatctaatagattaagtataatatgttcaaatttgaagacataactttataaatagaagtaaagatattattttaaaattgaaatttaatctatttatgattacactttaggtttgatatttatttaaccttattaaccaacttacaatcattattagaaagacactacaattaatcacttttaattatttataaaataatctttgggttgtataagttaaataaaatttatatataagttgagcctataatgttatattttaattaataatttaagtattttatacaaattgttcaaaaattatacctttaaaatgataatggtttacattcaacaatatattaaaactaataaattaagtatgatatgttaaaagttaaaaaaacataattttataggtagaattaaagatattattttaatattgaaatttagtttatatatgaatacactttagatttgatatttatttaacctaattaccaaattataattattattataaagaaattgaaaagtcatgggagtttcaaatgaatgtggtgaaaggaaaaaagaatgggggtttcaaatgcatgagattcaagaaaaaatgctagctttataagtatgtatgatattgattttttatattttttattaaggAAAGGTAAAAAcacatttttattaatttttctttcaaaagTAAAAAatcaaacgttttttttttttgtcttgtaTCACATGATTAATATAATTTCATTATTCCAAAATGAATAGAAAtcatattttaaatgaaaaattgaaaAAAGTCACTTTTTCTACTTTTCAAAATTTAAAGAGACAAAAATCTTAAAAATTATATTACATGATTCAAACCATTTCAATAATGACAAAATAAAAacagttttaaaattttaatgatTCTACTTTTtaattgtatttttatatatattgagAAATGATTTGTTGTTGTATTCATAAATGATTATGTATATTCATTAATGATTATAAGTAACAACTAAATTTTGGAATGAATAAAGCACCAtacaacaataaaaagaaaaaatacgATGATAATCATAAATTTATAATATACATTACATTAATAGAAAAATCAATACATTTGTAATCAAATGAATAAAGGACAACatgaagataaaaaaaaaactaatttaagtTTAATCACAACTAGATACAGAGGATAAAAAAATGTAGTTTGTTATAGTTTTCCTTGAGGCTACAATATCACACAAAAGCAAAAAAGGGGCacatttgattattcttattttTGGATTCACACCTACAAAATCAAgttcaaaaatattaaaataaattacaaactaTTCTTCACTAATTCACAAATGAATCTTTGTATGTCTCCttttataatcatatataaaaaaTGCAATAATTAACTATAACCTTTTATATTAcggtattattcatttatgatttataGTTATATTTATTTATGATGAAAATCCATTTCAAAACCATTTTGAAGAAAATTACTCTAAGAgtgttttttaattattttacacAAATGATTGGTTACCTTTAAAATACCAACATAAATGAATAATATTTTAagataacaaaaataaatatattaaatttaGCAACAAGCAGTTGAAATCGAGTCTCAACCCATCACACACATGTCCACAATTGAACAGATTTAAAAAACACATGTCCACGGTTGAAtgaatttaaaattataaatgaTTAACACTTATGAGACTAACTATCTATTATAATCTTTTGGCTTAATTAAATTGGGACCTAAAATCTTTCAAGAATGAAACAGAGCAACATAATCAtcctttaaaaaataaaaatcattaaTGATCAATTTATAAACTAATCATAAATATTCATACAGTTACGCCCAAAACAAATTAATAAAGCACAACCATGATAAAATATG is a window of Lactuca sativa cultivar Salinas chromosome 1, Lsat_Salinas_v11, whole genome shotgun sequence DNA encoding:
- the LOC111881033 gene encoding uncharacterized protein LOC111881033, with the protein product MEGVLDFDTIVVELDEDLLKKQSRRCTYEFLKSLSIDDEDEDFIIPLFENVEDDEAPVEEEPLDDEQEEEENVDEVVDEEENDSEAQFKYSTHDPNVKWNRMKPQEGERYESPQQLKLCLTNHAISKGYQIRFNKCDSVRLHCVCASDHEKFGCPYYVKASWMSTEKSFQIKKMYPHHTCVKNFNNGKLMGPTWLARQFLKELIRTPNLKAKEIQEKVQHKFHTKISWVRSYRARCRAMSMIEGKLGDHYARVWDYGGELLRSNPDSTIKICVEDNNDGTTIFKRMYICFKSIKEGWKMGCRRVIGIDGSFLKGQCKGQLLTAIGRDPNNHVFPIAWAIVDIENKFNWKWFLQLLEVDLGMDAGRGMCVISDQHKGLLEATKEVLPYVEHRQCARHIYANFRKVYSGIQLRNLFWKAAKSTVEGEFKNHMDEIRQISPGAYEHLMAREPNTWCRAFFSTGLACEAVENGMAECFNAVILDARKKPLLTMLEEIRLYMMDRFYNLRELAEK